In a genomic window of Syngnathus typhle isolate RoL2023-S1 ecotype Sweden linkage group LG4, RoL_Styp_1.0, whole genome shotgun sequence:
- the hipk3b gene encoding homeodomain-interacting protein kinase 3 isoform X3 translates to MLWIYKSVTCSEKPWIIFIVTLCEGMASQVLVYPPHIYQTQTSAFSSVKKLKVEPSSCVYHERAHPRTYLNRRNLGIVHPTKACSFLSQDLAGDAKVFGGQVYPVKTVIVRGVQRQQPGKRASQLGPAAVEQRQSAAVVHKQNQNHRRRHQQQQKTVTASGGSSGATRAGGGGRGEGYSGGGEVGGEEEDGKAEGEGDTESDCVGLNSADSSQRCGLKRKSEELDNRGSTMQIVEELSMLPAMLQTTNVGNAAAPAAVVAGGGTSKQAAGPVAGGCDGDYQVVQHEVLCSLKNKYEVLDFLGRGTFGQVVKCWKRGTGEVVAVKILKNHPSYARQGQIEVGILARLSGENADEHNLVRAFECFQHRSHTCLVFEMLEQNLYDFLKQNKFSPLPLKVIRPVLQQVATALKKLKSMGLIHADLKPENIMLVDPVRQPYRVKVIDFGSASHVSKAVCSTYLQSRYYRAPEIILGLPFCEAIDMWSLGCVIAELFLGWPLYPGALEYDQIRYISQTQGLPGDHLLNAGTKTTRFFCRESDSPYAVWRIKSTEEHEAETGMKSKEARKYIFSCLDDIVHVNLVMNLEGSDLLAEKADRQEFVSLLKKMLLIDAEERIAPAEALSHPFVTMQHLLDFPHSNHVKSCFHIMDICSTRPSTYEVANRSKGPFVRPGAPTAAATVNHPFNKMTVVHPQALAPSAPSVLHPGISLQPGSGQFGGNDSFQQALILCPPTIQGIPTNTVKPAGYSVRMEASVPLVTQAPPIQPIQIRPGVITQAWSSRAQQILVPTWQQVTSVPPPPTTLASDTVAGPPRVGDWGKVHPHGNHYSSMIAHPQPFLTNQMTMPAHQPINIGIAHVVWPQPAANKRAKPCTNRGSSFSQNTNNPNLPCQSPKMADTAKNVEEAAGEEARCPEERHAVIHEQETEQAEEDDDDNCCKVEPDCQDLSVSQEQLTSPSVSVISISSDEEEAAQRHSMGECKGSADCEACQSTVSMERVCSLSSPDSTLSTSSSASVQSSTSPCKHPNSMSDDEQESGCDTVDISPASNGNNTSPYPQRRYIANSNQNCKPRVTCVALETQPSKPAVRTAAVPPMRVQNNNTGVGEAPGSTVLESSYQSKGRGPSGWHHHHSTPLLNSSQKITPSFQPQQQQPLAFGQVQHFTSCHQEWNGNFAHRRPQAFIPPTIHGPAFTLSHSSPNHSAGHPHLGGHPHSQPTLLSYPPPGPLVTAAPVAHLLASPGASRPVLQPAYSISHPAGIVHQVTVGINPRLLPSPTLHPQGQFKPLFPPHSYIASPAYASFPLSPTKINQYPYI, encoded by the exons GTATGGCCTCACAAGTCTTGGTTTACCCACCACACATTTATCAAACCCAGACAAGTGCCTTTAGCAGTGTGAAGAAACTCAAAGTTGAGCCCAGCAGCTGTGTGTACCATGAGAGAGCACATCCGCGGACTTATCTGAACAGGCGAAACCTTGGTATTGTGCACCCGACGAAGGCCTGCTCCTTCTTGAGCCAAGACTTGGCAGGGGACGCGAAAGTGTTTGGAGGACAAGTGTACCCTGTGAAGACGGTGATAGTGCGGGGCGTCCAGAGACAACAGCCTGGGAAAAGAGCTAGCCAATTGGGCCCGGCTGCGGTCGAGCAGCGGCAGAGCGCAGCGGTTGTCCACAAGCAGAACCAgaatcatcgtcgtcgtcatcagcagcagcagaagacaGTCACAGCAAGTGGGGGCAGCAGTGGAGCAACCAGGGCaggaggagggggaaggggAGAGGGCTACAGTGGAGGAGGTGAGGTTggtggagaggaggaggacgggAAAGCGGAGGGGGAGGGAGACACAGAATCAGACTGTGTAGGTTTGAACTCGGCTGACAGCTCTCAGCGATGTGGACTGAAACGTAAAAGTGAGGAGCTGGATAATCGAGGGAGCACCATGCAGATTGTGGAGGAACTGTCAATGTTGCCTGCCATGTTGCAAACAACGAATGTAGGAAACGCAGCAGCGCCTGCGGCCGTGGTGGCAGGAGGGGGGACTTCCAAGCAGGCTGCAGGACCCGTCGCTGGAGGATGTGACGGGGACTACCAGGTCGTACAGCATGAGGTTCTTTGCTCCCTGAAGAATAAATACGAAGTGCTGGATTTCTTGGGACGCGGCACGTTTGGACAGGTGGTAAAGTGCTGGAAAAGAGGCACGGGCGAGGTCGTGGCAGTAAAGATCCTGAAGAACCATCCTTCATACGCCCGACAAGGTCAAATCGAAGTCGGCATCCTCGCTCGTCTGAGCGGGGAGAACGCAGACGAACACAACCTGGTGCGAGCCTTTGAATGCTTCCAACACCGCAGCCACACCTGCCTTGTGTTTGAGATGCTCGAGCAGAACCTGTACGATTTCCTCAAGCAGAATAAGTTCAGCCCGCTGCCCTTGAAAGTGATCAGACCTGTGCTGCAGCAGGTGGCCACGGCTCTGAAGAAGTTGAAGAGTATGGGTCTGATTCATGCAGACCTCAAACCTGAGAACATTATGCTGGTGGATCCGGTGAGGCAACCCTACAGGGTGAAGGTGATAGACTTTGGCTCGGCCAGCCACGTGTCCAAAGCAGTATGCTCCACGTACCTCCAATCTCGGTACTATAG GGCTCCAGAAATTATTTTGGGATTGCCATTTTGTGAAGCCATAGACATGTGGTCCCTAGGCTGTGTGATAGCTGAGCTTTTCCTGGGCTGGCCCCTTTACCCTGGGGCCTTGGAGTATGACCAG ATTCGCTACATTTCTCAGACGCAAGGTTTGCCTGGAGACCATTTACTGAATGCAGGGACAAAGACGACACGTTTCTTTTGCAGAGAGTCAGATTCGCCTTATGCAGTCTGGAGAATAAAG TCTACAGAAGAGCATGAGGCTGAGACGGGGATGAAATCAAAGGAAGCGAGGAAGTACATCTTCAGTTGTTTGGATGACATAGTGCAT GTGAACCTGGTGATGAATCTAGAAGGCAGCGATTTACTCGCAGAGAAAGCAGACCGCCAGGAGTTTGTGAGTCTGCTGAAGAAAATGTTGCTCATCGATGCAGAGGAGAGGATCGCCCCCGCTGAAGCTCTCAGTCACCCCTTTGTGACAATGCAACATTTGCTCGACTTCCCTCATAGCAACCA TGTCAAATCGTGTTTCCACATCATGGATATCTGCTCAACCCGCCCCAGTACGTATGAGGTAGCGAACAGGAGTAAGGGACCCTTCGTTCGACCCGGGGCCCCAACTGCTGCAGCCACAGTTAACCACCCCTTCAACAAAATGACTGTTGTCCACCCTCAA gcattAGCACCATCTGCCCCCTCAGTGTTGCACCCTGGAATATCATTACAGCCAGGAAGTGGACAATTTGGAGGCAACGATTCATTTCAACAGGCACTCATCTTATGTCCACCCACTATTCAAG GAATACCCACCAACACTGTGAAACCAGCTGGCTACTCTGTTCGAATGGAGGCCTCCGTTCCTCTGGTCACTCAAGCACCCCCAATCCAGCCCATCCAAATCAGACCAGGAGTTATCACGCAG GCCTGGTCGAGCCGAGCCCAGCAGATTTTGGTGCCCACTTGGCAGCAAGTGACATCAGTCCCCCCACCGCCAACGACTTTGGCCTCTGACACAGTGGCGGGGCCACCAAGAGTGGGTGACTGGGG GAAAGTGCATCCCCATGGTAACCATTACAGCTCAATGATTGCCCACCCTCAGCCGTTCTTAACCAACCAAATGACCATGCCCGCCCACCAGCCAATAAACATCGGCATTGCGCATGTGGTGTGGCCACAGCCAGCTGCCAACAAGCGAGCAAAGCCGTGTACCAACAG AGGCAGCAGCTTTTCCCAAAACACAAACAACCCAAATTTACCATGCCAGTCCCCAAAGATGGCTGATACAGCAAAGAATGTGGAAGAGGCCGCAGGGGAAGAAGCAAGATGCCCTGAAGAGAGGCATGCTGTTATACACGAGCAAGAAACGGAGCAGGCAGAAGAAGATGATGACGACAACTGCTGCAAAGTAGAGCCGGACTGCCAGGACCTTTCGGTTTCGCAAGAGCAGCTAACAAGCCCGTCTGTCAGCGTCATCAGCATCAGTAGTGATGAAGAGGAGGCCGCACAAAGGCACTCAATGGGCGA aTGTAAAGGAAGtgcagattgcgaggcatgtcaGAGCACCGTTAGTATGGAGAGAGTGTGTTCCCTCAGCAGCCCCGACAGCACGCTCAGCACCAGCTCTTCAGCCTCCGTGCAGTCCAGCACGTCACCCTGTAAACATCCCAACAG CATGTCCGATGACGAACAGGAAAGTGGGTGCGACACAGTGGACATTTCACCCGCCTCCAACGGCAATAACACCAGTCCCTACCCCCAGCGGCGTTACATTGCCAACAGCAATCAAAACTGCAAGCCTCGTGTTACATGCGTTGCCCTGGAAACTCAGCCCAGCAAGCCGGCCGTGCGTACGGCCGCCGTGCCTCCGATGAGAGTACAGAACAATAACACTGGTGTCGGTGAAGCACCTGGCAGCACAG TTCTGGAGTCTTCATACCAGTCCAAAGGGAGAGGCCCTTCTGGGTGGCATCATCACCACTCCACTCCTCTGCTCAACAGTTCCCAAAAGATCACCCCTTCATTCCAGCCCCAGCAGCAGCAACCCTTAGCCTTTGGGCAG GTCCAGCATTTCACTTCCTGCCACCAGGAATGGAACGGCAACTTTGCCCACCGCAGACCGCAGGCCTTCATCCCCCCCACCATACATGGGCCCGCGTTCACCCTGTCCCACAGCAGCCCGAACCACTCTGCGGGCCATCCTCACCTTGGGGGACACCCGCACTCCCAACCCACCTTGTTGTCCTACCCCCCTCCTGGCCCTCTGGTCACGGCCGCGCCCGTGGCCCACCTCTTGGCCTCCCCTGGCGCCTCGCGTCCCGTCCTTCAGCCCGCTTACAGCATCTCTCACCCAGCGGGCATCGTGCATCAGGTCACAGTGGGCATCAACCCGCGGCTTTTGCCCTCCCCAACCTTGCATCCCCAAGGCCAATTCAAGCCCCTCTTCCCCCCGCATTCTTACATTGCCTCGCCGGCCTACGCCAGTTTCCCACTCAGTCCCACCAAAATAAACCAGTACCCCTACATCTGA